One window of the Carassius auratus strain Wakin chromosome 20, ASM336829v1, whole genome shotgun sequence genome contains the following:
- the LOC113037728 gene encoding LOW QUALITY PROTEIN: meprin A subunit beta (The sequence of the model RefSeq protein was modified relative to this genomic sequence to represent the inferred CDS: inserted 1 base in 1 codon; deleted 1 base in 1 codon), with product KINAKGVVLRALEQYRXKTCIDFKPWDGEPNYIFIFKDDGCYSYVGNRQMGKQELSIGAGCDSLGTVEHEFLHALGFWHEQSRSDRDDYVTIVWDQIEKGKEHNFNSYNETVSSSLGVPYDYGSVMHYSKKSFSKGSEPTIVTKIPEFLDVIGQRMEFSDSDLLKLNRLYNCTTASIFLDSCQFEEPNICGMIQGDGGNAKWARVQMVKGGPQTDHTNLGHCKGFGFFMHFSTATGTKGKNAYLESRLFHPKRRSQCLQFYHYNSGSADDQLNIWVREYTVKNPKGALRLIQKIRGGFRGSWELYHVTLNVSDKFRVVFEGVKGRKPSKGGLSLDDINLSETKCPQYTWRIRDFKRLLATTPAGSKTYSPRFLSPDGYSFQIGLYINGLKDSPDKMAIYLHLTSGPNDDKLQWPCPWRQASMELMDQNPDIQHRMNNIKMITTDPNMTFTDSTGNVKYFWDNPRKVGSLVTDTDGSKFYRGRGYGTSHYITHDRLKSRSFIKGDDVIFLLSLEDVTGLLGTQTRESWRPEIRDLRLEIDDRDAEEPKRQMVNPRVLGPWNKRSP from the exons aaAATCAATGCTAAAGGTGTGGTACTGAGAGCACTTGAGCAATACA CTAAGACCTGTATTGACTTTAAACCTTGGGATGGAGAGCCAaactacattttcatatttaaagacgATGG ATGTTACTCATATGTGGGGAATCGGCAGATGGGGAAACAAGAGTTGTCAATTGGTGCAGGCTGTGACAGTTTAGGAACAGTGGAGCACGAGTTTCTGCATGCACTGGGTTTCTGGCACGAACAATCCAGATCTGACAGAGACGACTATGTCACCATTGTGTGGGACCAGATTGAAAAGG GTAAAGAGCACAACTTTAATTCATATAATGAAACGGTGTCAAGCTCTCTCGGTGTGCCTTATGATTATGGTTCAGTCATGCACTACAGTAAGAAATCTTTCAGCAAAGGCAGTGAACCAACCATTGTTACAAAAATACCAGAATTCTTGGATGTGATTGGTCAACGCATGGAGTTTAGTGACAGTGACCTGCTCAAGCTGAACCGGCTATACAATTGTA CTACAGCCTCAATATTTCTGGACTCTTGCCAGTTTGAGGAGCCAAATATCTGTGGCATGATCCAGGGTGATGGTGGAAATGCCAAATGGGCTCGTGTACAAATGGTAAAGGGCGGTCCACAAACAGACCACACCAACCTGGGTCATTGTAAAG GGTTTGGGTTTTTCATGCATTTCAGCACAGCCACAGGAACCAAGGGTAAAAATGCTTACCTGGAAAGTCGCCTCTTTCACCCCAAAAGACGCTCCCAATGCCTGCAGTTCTATCACTACAACAGCGGAAGCGCTGATGACCAGCTAAACATCTGGGTGCGTGAATACACAGTTAAAAACCCCAAAGGAGCCCTGAGACTCATTCAGAAGATCAGag GTGGATTTCGAGGCTCCTGGGAACTATATCATGTTACGCTAAATGTCTCTGATAAATTCAGAGTAGTGTTTGAAGGGGTTAAAGGAAGAAAACCATCAAAGGGTGGTCTGTCTCTGGATGACATCAACCTTTCAGAGACCAAGTGTCCTCAATACACTTGGCGCATTCGTGATTTTAAAAGGCTTCTCGCTACAACCCCTGCCGGTTCAAAAACCTACAGCCCCCGCTTCCTGTCCCCAGATGGTTACTCATTTCAGATTGGTTTGTACATTAATGGTTTGAAGGATAGTCCAGATAAAATGGCAATATACCTCCACTTGACCTCTGGACCCAATGATGACAAA CTCCAATGGCCATGTCCATGGCGTCAGGCATCTATGGAGCTGATGGACCAGAATCCAGACATCCAACATCGCATGAACAACATTAAGATGATCACTACAGATCCAAACATGACTTTCACAGACT CCACAGGTAATGTTAAGTATTTCTGGGACAACCCACGAAAAGTAGGCAGTCTAGTCACTGACACAGATGGTAGTAAATTCTACCGGGGGAGGGGTTACGGAACCAGCCATTACATCACACATGATCGTCTGAAGAGCCGAAGCTTTATTAAAGGAGATGATGTCATCTTCCTCCTCTCCCTTGAAG ACGTGACTGGACTTTTGGGGACTCAGACCAGAGAGTCTTGGAGACCGGAAATCAGAGACCTGCGATTAGAGATTGATGACCGTGATGCGGAGGAGCCAAAGAGACAGATGGTT aaccCCAGAGTCCTGGGACCATGGAATAAAAGATCCCCATGA
- the LOC113121238 gene encoding claudin-20-like, giving the protein MPSSTMQMFAFILAVLGVVSATVATLLPNWKVSADVGSNIMTAISQMQGLWMDCTWYSTGVFSCSLKSSVLALPAYLQTARTTMVLSCMMATMGLCLAALGLKCTRWGGSYRSKGHTAISAGACFVIAGVLCLVPASWFTNEVITTFMDTKVPKSSKYEPGTAVYVAFVSAGFLLAAGVIFCLSCPGRRGGPLDLGSSHPDKPKQQKLRQEQPTRNQQKQQHREQHSQTEPLEQEQSHREKLHQEKLQADDRQQEKSVLDRLNLEKDKQYHSPSRTRNQDAKAVYCLHDYV; this is encoded by the coding sequence ATGCCATCCTCCACCATGCAAATGTTTGCCTTCATTCTGGCTGTACTGGGAGTCGTGAGTGCCACGGTGGCCACACTGCTTCCCAACTGGAAGGTGAGCGCAGATGTGGGCTCCAACATCATGACTGCCATCTCGCAGATGCAGGGGCTGTGGATGGACTGCACCTGGTACAGCACCGGAGTCTTCAGCTGCTCGCTTAAGTCCTCGGTGCTGGCGTTGCCGGCTTATCTCCAGACTGCACGCACCACTATGGTGCTTTCCTGCATGATGGCGACAATGGGACTCTGTCTGGCCGCCCTAGGGCTGAAATGTACTCGCTGGGGTGGCAGCTATCGCTCTAAGGGACATACAGCGATTTCCGCAGGGGCTTGCTTCGTCATAGCAGGGGTCCTGTGTCTGGTGCCCGCATCCTGGTTCACCAATGAGGTCATCACTACGTTTATGGACACCAAAGTGCCCAAAAGCAGCAAGTACGAACCAGGTACGGCGGTGTATGTGGCATTTGTGTCGGCAGGATTCCTTTTAGCCGCAGGCGTAATATTTTGCTTATCATGTCCTGGAAGAAGAGGCGGTCCATTGGATTTGGGCTCGTCCCACCCCGACAAGCCAAAACAGCAGAAGCTGCGCCAGGAGCAGCCGACCCGCAACCAACAGAAACAGCAGCACCGCGAACAGCACAGTCAGACCGAACCACTGGAACAAGAGCAGTCACATCGAGAGAAACTACACCAGGAAAAGCTACAAGCGGACGATCGTCAGCAAGAGAAGTCGGTGCTGGACAGGTTAAACCTGGAGAAGGACAAGCAGTACCACTCTCCATCCAGAACCCGAAATCAAGACGCCAAGGCTGTCTATTGTCTGCACGACTACGTGTAA